A region of the Streptococcus suis genome:
ATGTCTTGGCCTTTTTGGTTGAGAATAGCATCGATAGCTACAGACGTCTTCCCTGTCTGACGGTCACCGATAATCAATTCACGCTGACCCCGACCAATCGGAACCAAAGCGTCAATAGCCTTAAGACCAGTTTGAAGCGGTTCATTAACCGACTTACGTTGCATAACACCTGGTGCTGGATATTCAATCGGACGAGTCTTACTAGTACGAATTTCACCAAGACCATCTACAGGTTGACCAAGTGGGTTGATGACACGACCAATCAAAGCCGAACCAACTGGTACTTCCATAATTTTACCAGTACGACGAACAACTGATCCTTCACGAATATCGGTAAATTGTCCGAGAATGATGATACCAACATCGTTGGTTTCTAAGTTTTGTGCCATACCAATGGTGCCATTTTCAAATACCAAAAGCTCTCCACTCATGGCATTGTCAAGACCTTGCGCACGGGCGATACCGTCACCGATATAGGTTACGACACCAGTCTCTGTGTAGTCAAAGTCAGGCTGAAAGCCTTCAATTTGTTGTTTTAGTAAAGCGCTAATTTCTTGTGCATTAATCAAAAGAACACCACTTTCTATTTTCTAAAGTTTTTTCTAACGTCCTTCAACTGTGTCCGAACGCTTGCATCGATTACCTTATGGTTAACCGTTACAATAAAACCACCGAGGAGACTTTGATCAAGTTCTTCCGTGATATTGCGTACACGCAAGGAAAATCGTTGTTCTACCAAGTGACGGAGACGCTCTTTTTGAGCTTCTGTCAACGGATAGACTGAAACCACACGGGCTTCAAATTCATTTTTAAATTTACTGATTTGTAATTGGACACGCTCAAGGGTTTCAAGAAGCAAGTCTGCATGACCATCACGAATAACATCTTCAATCAAGTCATTGATTTGCCAGAAACTAGATTGACGTACCGTCCTTACAAAATCAGCCTTTTCTTCTCTCGATACTGTCGCTGACAGCAAGAGTCGATTCAGCTTACTATCATGAATGATGGAAATCAAGTCAGAAATCTGGTCATACATATCCCAAATATCTGCATGATCACTGACTTTTTCAACAAATGATAGAGCATATTTTTGCACGATGGCATTTTCTCTAGCGTTCATCTACTTGTCTCCTAGTTTGTCCAAATAACGGTCAATCAAGTTACTATGAGCTTGTTGGTCCAAATCTTCCAAAATAATTTTGCTTGCAAGATCAACTGCCAATTCAGCAACTTGAACGCGCAAGTTTTCTTGTGCCTCACGTTTTTCAGCTTCAATTTCCATTGTCGCTTTTGTTTTTAGAGCTTGAGCCTCAACTTCAGCTTGTTCTAAAATTCGTTTTTTCTCTAGTTTTGCACGTTCAACCGCATCTTGAATAATCTTTTGACTTTCGATACGTCCCTGTACCAACTCATCTTCACGTTGTTGAACAAGGTTTGCTGCTGCTGTTAATTTTTCTTCTGCAGCATCAATATCGTTCGCAATCTTATTGGCACGTTCTTCAAAAATACCTGTAATTTTATCCCATGCAAAAACACGAATAAGAATAATAAGTACTGCAAATGAGACTGTTACCAAGATAAAGTTTCCAAGAATGGTACTAGATTGCATTGTAATAGTTGTTGCCATAGTTGTCTTTCCCTTTCCTATTCACTCTCACTACTGATTTTTTTATTTAAGTACATAGATACCAACATGATAAATACATATCCCTGCAAGCATGAAATGAATACAGAAAATGCTGTCCAAACAACGTTCAGAGCAAAGGCAATTGGATATGCAAGTGCACTTTGTTGAGATAATTGTAGAAGAAGAGAGACAAGCACTTCACCAGCATAAATGTTACCGTACAGACGAAGAGCAAGCGACACAAGGTTGGTCACTTCTTCCAAAATGTTCATTGGAGCCATAGCCCAGGGTGTCACAAAAGATTTGAGGTATGCCTTGAAACCGCGACGACGAATACCCTCAACATGACAAAATACTGTTGCAATTGTTGCCAAACCGAAATCGTAAGCCATATTGGCCGTTGGAGAAGTCCACAAATTATGTCCTTCTGCTGTTTCCAATTTGGTCATCAAACCTAGATTATTGGCAACCAAAAGAAAAGTAAAGACTGTAAAGAAGAACAAGGAATACCGCTTTGCTTCCGCATCGCCAAGATTCCCTTTTGTAAAATTGATGGTCAATTCGTAAACGTACTCCAAAACATTCTGTTTTCCTTTAGGCTTGAGCTCCATCCGACGACTAGCCCAAAAAACAAGTAAGAAAATAATGGAAATGGTAATGACAGAAACCAATACCATGGTCAGGTCAAAGGTTACGGGACCAAGGGTAAGGGTTGGACTTAAATGTTCTTCCAATGGAGGTTCC
Encoded here:
- a CDS encoding F0F1 ATP synthase subunit A, which produces MEEHLSPTLTLGPVTFDLTMVLVSVITISIIFLLVFWASRRMELKPKGKQNVLEYVYELTINFTKGNLGDAEAKRYSLFFFTVFTFLLVANNLGLMTKLETAEGHNLWTSPTANMAYDFGLATIATVFCHVEGIRRRGFKAYLKSFVTPWAMAPMNILEEVTNLVSLALRLYGNIYAGEVLVSLLLQLSQQSALAYPIAFALNVVWTAFSVFISCLQGYVFIMLVSMYLNKKISSESE
- a CDS encoding F0F1 ATP synthase subunit delta, producing MNARENAIVQKYALSFVEKVSDHADIWDMYDQISDLISIIHDSKLNRLLLSATVSREEKADFVRTVRQSSFWQINDLIEDVIRDGHADLLLETLERVQLQISKFKNEFEARVVSVYPLTEAQKERLRHLVEQRFSLRVRNITEELDQSLLGGFIVTVNHKVIDASVRTQLKDVRKNFRK
- the atpF gene encoding ATP synthase F0 subunit B, whose protein sequence is MATTITMQSSTILGNFILVTVSFAVLIILIRVFAWDKITGIFEERANKIANDIDAAEEKLTAAANLVQQREDELVQGRIESQKIIQDAVERAKLEKKRILEQAEVEAQALKTKATMEIEAEKREAQENLRVQVAELAVDLASKIILEDLDQQAHSNLIDRYLDKLGDK